One part of the Glycine soja cultivar W05 chromosome 11, ASM419377v2, whole genome shotgun sequence genome encodes these proteins:
- the LOC114375093 gene encoding dof zinc finger protein DOF5.3-like translates to MNPCSGQPQQMSSQSVEKKPKPHPEQALKCPRCDSTNTKFCYYNNYSLSQPRYFCKSCRRYWTKGGTLRNVPVGGGCRKKRSSSLKRAQDQTLTPNLNPLTTLPHLSYDSNDFTLAVARFQKQSSGQLGYNDRDLSTLGNPTTGSFCDILGNSGMNPSSANPSFLDAIRTGFLETQNHLQNLYCMYGNGDLGEVDNGNSGVVGVSGEMMLPYDQVIMSNATTQSVSVMKQEMCSRREQSERRVLGGFPWQINADTNIGELDSGRTIASWNSFTNSWHGFLQSPLM, encoded by the exons ATGAATCCTTGTAGTGGACAACCCCAG CAAATGTCTAGCCAGTCAGTGGAGAAGAAGCCAAAGCCTCATCCAGAACAAGCTCTGAAATGCCCAAGATGTGACTCCACCAACACAAAATTTTGCTACTACAACAATTATAGTCTTTCTCAGCCAAGATATTTCTGCAAGTCTTGTAGGAGATATTGGACAAAAGGAGGAACACTGAGGAATGTTCCAGTAGGAGGAGGATGCAGGAAGAAGAGATCATCATCATTAAAGAGGGCTCAAGATCAAACATTGACACCCAATCTTAATCCACTCACTACACTCCCTCATTTGTCTTATGACTCCAATGACTTCACTCTAGCAGTAGCTAGGTTTCAAAAACAATCAAGTGGACAATTGGGTTACAATGATCGTGATCTTTCAACTTTGGGGAACCCCACCACAGGCTCATTTTGTGACATTCTTGGCAATTCAGGCATGAATCCCTCCTCAGCAAACCCTTCATTTTTGGATGCAATTCGAACTGGTTTCCTTGAGACACAAAACCATCTTCAGAATTTGTATTGTATGTATGGAAACGGGGACTTGGGGGAGGTGGATAATGGCAATTCTGGTGTGGTTGGGGTTAGTGGAGAGATGATGCTCCCTTACGATCAAGTgataatgagcaatgcaacaaCTCAATCAGTGAGTGTAATGAAGCAAGAAATGTGTAGTCGCAGAGAACAAAGTGAAAGGAGGGTGTTGGGGGGGTTCCCATGGCAGATTAATGCAGACACTAACATTGGCGAACTTGACTCAGGAAGAACAATTGCAAGTTGGAACAGTTTCACAAATTCTTGGCACGGGTTTCTCCAAAGTCCTCTAATGTAG